The window TAATACGCTGAGCACCCAATATTTCAAAACGAGAATCTATATCTTCTCCGGTTTGGCAGAACAGAGGATAACTGCTGTCTCCCAGAGCCAGTACTCCATATTTTAGACCGCTAAGGTCAATTTCATTTTCATAAATATAGTCATAGAACTTTTTGGCAAGAGCCGGTGGTTCACCTTCTCCCTGAGTGCTGATGACTACAAAAAAGAACTCTTCTTTAGCTAGATCTTTGGGTTTGTACTGGGAAAGGTCTGCCAGTTTTACCTGAAGCCCTTTTTTCTTAACAATACCAGCCAGTGCTGTAGCCAGTTTTTTACTGTTTCCGGTTTCCGTACCGTAAGCCAGCGTTATTTTCTTTACCGCGTTCTGAACAATAGCGTTCGTTTCCTGTGGCGGCAGAACGGCTGTGGGTGAAGATCCTCCGGCGATTCCGGCCAGATATCCGCTTGCCCAGATGGCTTCTTCTCTGGAGAGGTCCACGGATATTTGTTTTAATACGTTTAATTTAGTTTCAGACAGCATATTCAAAGAAATTTTGATTTGTAGGGATTAGGCTTCCGTTTTCCACAGATTTAAAATAAAGACCTTCCTGAGTGGCGTTTTCAAGCCATGAAAATTCTTCGTGGAGGTTCACAATTTTACCTACCACTACCAATGATGGGGATGCAAAGTTTTTGTCTCCGAATTTTTCATTAAAATCATCAAATGATGAGGTGTACACCTTTTGGAAAGGCGTTGTAGCCTGTTCAATGACAGCAATTTTTTTATCACCTGAAATCTGAAGTTCTTTCAGCTTTTCCACAAGAGGGGTAAGATTTCCTTTAGACATATAGAAAACAAGGGTATCATCAGTCAGGGCAAGTTCTTTCCAGTATTCCTCACTTACGATTTCAGATTTATAATACGTCAAAAAACGAACAGATGTAGAATATCCTCTGGCTGTTAAAGGCATGCCTGCAAACGCTGCTGCTCCTAAAGCGGCTGTAATTCCCGGAATGATTTCGTAAGGAATATGATTTTGTTTTAAAACCTGCAACTCATCCAGAATATTGGAAAATACAGAAACATCTCCTCCTTTCAGCCTTACAATCGTCTTGTTCTGAAGGGCATATTCCACCATCAAAGTATTGATATGAGACTGAGGGGTGGAAGCATTTTTGCTGCATTCTTTTCCTACATAAATGATTTCTGTGTTTTCATTAACGTAGGTTTCCAGAATTTCCGGGCTTACAAGGCGGTCACATAAAATGATGTCTGCTGCTGCAATAGCTTTTACCGCTTTTACCGTGATCAGTTCAGGATTGCCGGGCCCTGCACCGATAAGATAGACCTTTGGTGATTTTATATTTGTTTTCATTGAAGTAGGTGTTTATTAAGGATTTAGAAAAGTCCTTCTACGGACAGATATCTTTCTCCGGTATCATAATTGATGGTAAGGATTTTTGCGTTAGGCTGTATTTCCGGTAAATGTTTGGCAACGGCTGCTAAAGCGGCTCCTGTGGAAACGCCTACAAAAAGTCCCTCTTTTTTAGCAGCATTAACAGCATATTCATAAGCTTCTTCCCTGCCCACTGTAATCACTCCATCCAAAAGGGTAATATCCAGAATGGAAGGCACGAAACCTGCTCCCAATCCCTGTAACGGGTGTGGTGCCGGGCTTCCTCCGCTTAATACCGGAGATAATTCCGGCTCTACAGCAATTACTTTCAGGTTAGGATATTTTTCTTTTACCGTCTTTGCTATTCCGGTAATGTGTCCTCCGGTTCCTACTCCTGTAATGATGTAATCAAGCCCGTCCGGAAAATCCTTTAAGATTTCCTGAGCAGTGGTTTCTACATGTACTTTTACGTTAGCAGGATTGTCAAACTGTCTCGGTATCCATGCATTGGGCGTTTCTTTTGCAAGTTCGTCAGCTTTTTCTATAGCGCCTTTCATTCCTTTTTCTCTCGGAGTGAGTACGAATTCCGCCCCGTAGGCTTCCATGATTTTCCGGCGTTCTATACTCATGCTTTCCGGCATGACAAGGATGAGCCTGTATCCTTTTACGGCAGCTACCAAAGCCAGCCCAATTCCTGTATTTCCACTTGTGGGCTCTATAATAATGCTGTCTTTATTTAATAATCCTTTGGCTTCTGCATCTTCAATCATGGCCAGGCCAATTCTGTCTTTAATGCTTCCGCCGGGGTTGCTTTTTTCAAGTTTGATCCAGATTTCATGATCTGAACTGAACAGTTTATTAATTTTTACGACGGGGGTATTGCCAATCGTTTCTAATGCATTCTGAAATTTCATATCAATGTACTTTTTATTTTTGTTTTTTAGATCACAAAGGTTAACGATTCCGGTAAAGAGCTGTTATCCTTTATTTTTATTTCGCTTTTATGGTAAACCAGAGAATTGGCAGGGACATCCTGTGTAACCCATACATTTCCTCCTATAATACTTTCTCTGCCTATGGTAGTTTCACCTCCCAGAATAGTGGCTCCTGAATAAATGATCACATCATCTTCAATATTGGGATGTCTTTTCTGACGGGCTTTTTCTTTGGAGACATTCAATGCTCCGAGGGTGACTCCCTGGTAGATCTTGACATTATTCCCGATAACGGTAGTTTCTCCGATCACAATTCCTGTTCCGTGATCAATGAAAAAAGACTTCCCAATAGTGGCTCCGGGATGAATATCAATTCCGGTTTTACTGTGGGCATATTCTGAAATGACACGGGGTAAAATTTTTACTTCCTGTTTCCAGAGCTGGTGCGATATACGGTACACATACGTGGCAAAAAAACCGGGATATGCCAGATATACTTCTTCCAGAGAGTCGGCAGCAGGATCAAATTCCAGAATTGATTTTGCATCCAGAACCAACTGATCATAAAGGCCAGGCAGAGATTCAAAAAACTGGCTCACCTGTTTTTCGGCAAGGAATGTATCTCCTGTTACCGTATTGATAAGGTCTGAAAGAGTTTCCTGAAGGGCTTCAAAATTTCTTTTCAACAGATCTTCGGTATTGTCATTCTGAGGAAGAAAAAGTGTTTCATACAGATCCTTCACCCATTTCTTAGTCTTTACTTTATCAAAGAATCCATGAATATTATTTTGCTTGGTCTGATGAATTCTTTGTATTAATTGATCGGGAATTGCCATTTTTTATTGAATTATACAGGCTGCTACTGTTGAATTGGACGTTTCATCTACCAAAATAGCCGAACCTGTTGTTTTATTATGGGTAAAGCTGTCGTAAACCAGTGGCTGTGCTGTACGAAGGGTAACTTTTACAATTTCATTCAGCTTAATTTCACTGTCTGCCTGTTCTCTGACAAGGGTATTGACGTTGATCTTGTAGTCTACCTCTTTGACCACGGCCTTTATAAGTCTGCTGTTCTGCTGAAGAAGATACTTATTTCCCGGCTGAAGGGGCTTCTGATCTAGCCAGCATAAAAGAATTTCAAGGTCTTTTTCCACTAAAGGAGCATGTTCTTCCGTAGCAAAAATATCTCCTCTGCTGATGTCTACATCATGGGCAAGATGGATAACGGCAGGCTGGCCTTCAAAGGCTTCTTCTTTTTCAATCCCATTGATTTCAATTTTAGTGATTTCAGTGGTCAGATCTGCTGGAAGAATATGGATTTTGTCTCCTTTTGAAAATTTTCCGCTCAATATGGGTCCGGCATATCCTCTGTAATCATGCAATTCATCAGTTTGAGGACGAATTACATATTGAACCTGAAAACGGCTTCCGCTATTTTTTTCTTCATGCAGGGTTACTTCTTCAAGGTACTCCAGTAGCGAATTCCCTTTATACCAAACTGTTCTGGAGGATTTTGAAACAATATTATCTCCTTTTAATGCTGAAATGGGGAAATAGGTTACATCATTTAATTCCAGATTTTCCGCAATTTTTGCATATTCAGATTTTATATTTTCAAAAACTTCCTCTGAATAATCTACCATATCCATTTTATTAATGGCTACCGCAACTTTTTTCAACTGTAATAAAGAAGCAATGATAGAGTGTCTTCTGGTCTGCTCAATAACGCCTTTTCGTGCATCAATCAGAATCACCATCAGGTCAGAATTGGATGCTCCGGTGATCATATTACGGGTATACTGCACATGTCCGGGAGCATCAGCAATGATAAATTTTCTTTTTGCTGTTGAAAAATAACGGTAGGCAACATCAATGGTAATTCCCTGTTCTCTTTCTGCACGCAGACCGTCCGTTAAAAGGGCAAGGTCTACCCCGTCTTCGTTTTTATTTTTTGAATGCTTCTCAAGGACTTCCAACTGGTCCTGTAAAATGCTTTTGCTATCGTAAAGCAGCCGGCCGATAAGGGTACTTTTACCGTCATCTACGCTCCCTGCTGTTATAAATCTTAATATATCCATCCGATGTTAATTATAAATGATAAGTGATAAATTATAAATGATAATTGATAATTGATGAAATGCTTTGTGTAATCATTAATCAATTATCTTTTATCATTGATTAAAAGTAGCCTCCTTTTTTCCGGTCTTCCATCGCGGCTTCTGTTACCCTGTCGTCTATTCTGGTCTCGCCGCGTTCTGATATTCTGGTTGCTACTATCTCCTCTATTACAGCATCTATTGTTGTGGCATTTGATTCCACGGCTGCTGTGCAGGTCATGTCACCTACGGTTCGGTACCGGATTTTCCTGGTGGTAATAATATCTTCCGGTTCTAAGACCACATGGGAGGAATTGGCAAGCCACTGTCCGTTGAAGTCAATCACTTCCCTTTCATGCGAGAAATAGATGGATGGGAGCGCAATATTTTCTCTTCGGATATAATTCCAGATGTCCAGCTCTGTCCAGTTGCTGATTGGGAAAACCCTTACATTCTCTCCTTTGTGGATTTTTCCGTTGAAAATATTCCAAAGCTCAGGCCGCTGAAGCTTAGGATCCCACTGCCCGAATTCATCACGAACGGAGAATATTCTTTCTTTTGCTCTTGCTTTTTCCTCATCTCTTCTGGCACCTCCGATGCATGCATCAAATTCAAATTCTTCAATCGTATCAAGAAGTGTATAGGTTTGAAGCCAGTTTCTGCTTGGGAATTTACCTTTGGCTTCAGTCAGTTTTTTACTTTTTATAGTATCTTCCACTTTTCTCACTACCAGATTCACGTCCAGCTGCTGTACCAGCTGATCCCGGAAATCCAATACCTCCGGAAAGTTGTGCCCTGTGTCTACATGAACAAATGTAAACGGGATTTTGCCATGGAAAAATGCTTTTCTTGCCAGATGAGCCAGTACAATACTGTCTTTTCCTCCGCTGAATAATAAAGCCGGACGTTCAAACTGGCCTGCTACTTCTCTAAGTATATAGATCGATTCGGCTTCCAACTGATCTAAATAATTTAACTGGTGTATTGACATTTTTTTTCTTTTTTTATTGATGAATATGCAGACCGCATTC of the Chryseobacterium aureum genome contains:
- the cobA gene encoding uroporphyrinogen-III C-methyltransferase, which gives rise to MKTNIKSPKVYLIGAGPGNPELITVKAVKAIAAADIILCDRLVSPEILETYVNENTEIIYVGKECSKNASTPQSHINTLMVEYALQNKTIVRLKGGDVSVFSNILDELQVLKQNHIPYEIIPGITAALGAAAFAGMPLTARGYSTSVRFLTYYKSEIVSEEYWKELALTDDTLVFYMSKGNLTPLVEKLKELQISGDKKIAVIEQATTPFQKVYTSSFDDFNEKFGDKNFASPSLVVVGKIVNLHEEFSWLENATQEGLYFKSVENGSLIPTNQNFFEYAV
- the cysK gene encoding cysteine synthase A, with product MKFQNALETIGNTPVVKINKLFSSDHEIWIKLEKSNPGGSIKDRIGLAMIEDAEAKGLLNKDSIIIEPTSGNTGIGLALVAAVKGYRLILVMPESMSIERRKIMEAYGAEFVLTPREKGMKGAIEKADELAKETPNAWIPRQFDNPANVKVHVETTAQEILKDFPDGLDYIITGVGTGGHITGIAKTVKEKYPNLKVIAVEPELSPVLSGGSPAPHPLQGLGAGFVPSILDITLLDGVITVGREEAYEYAVNAAKKEGLFVGVSTGAALAAVAKHLPEIQPNAKILTINYDTGERYLSVEGLF
- the epsC gene encoding serine O-acetyltransferase EpsC, giving the protein MAIPDQLIQRIHQTKQNNIHGFFDKVKTKKWVKDLYETLFLPQNDNTEDLLKRNFEALQETLSDLINTVTGDTFLAEKQVSQFFESLPGLYDQLVLDAKSILEFDPAADSLEEVYLAYPGFFATYVYRISHQLWKQEVKILPRVISEYAHSKTGIDIHPGATIGKSFFIDHGTGIVIGETTVIGNNVKIYQGVTLGALNVSKEKARQKRHPNIEDDVIIYSGATILGGETTIGRESIIGGNVWVTQDVPANSLVYHKSEIKIKDNSSLPESLTFVI
- a CDS encoding sulfate adenylyltransferase subunit 1 codes for the protein MDILRFITAGSVDDGKSTLIGRLLYDSKSILQDQLEVLEKHSKNKNEDGVDLALLTDGLRAEREQGITIDVAYRYFSTAKRKFIIADAPGHVQYTRNMITGASNSDLMVILIDARKGVIEQTRRHSIIASLLQLKKVAVAINKMDMVDYSEEVFENIKSEYAKIAENLELNDVTYFPISALKGDNIVSKSSRTVWYKGNSLLEYLEEVTLHEEKNSGSRFQVQYVIRPQTDELHDYRGYAGPILSGKFSKGDKIHILPADLTTEITKIEINGIEKEEAFEGQPAVIHLAHDVDISRGDIFATEEHAPLVEKDLEILLCWLDQKPLQPGNKYLLQQNSRLIKAVVKEVDYKINVNTLVREQADSEIKLNEIVKVTLRTAQPLVYDSFTHNKTTGSAILVDETSNSTVAACIIQ
- the cysD gene encoding sulfate adenylyltransferase subunit CysD, whose protein sequence is MSIHQLNYLDQLEAESIYILREVAGQFERPALLFSGGKDSIVLAHLARKAFFHGKIPFTFVHVDTGHNFPEVLDFRDQLVQQLDVNLVVRKVEDTIKSKKLTEAKGKFPSRNWLQTYTLLDTIEEFEFDACIGGARRDEEKARAKERIFSVRDEFGQWDPKLQRPELWNIFNGKIHKGENVRVFPISNWTELDIWNYIRRENIALPSIYFSHEREVIDFNGQWLANSSHVVLEPEDIITTRKIRYRTVGDMTCTAAVESNATTIDAVIEEIVATRISERGETRIDDRVTEAAMEDRKKGGYF